The Quercus lobata isolate SW786 chromosome 9, ValleyOak3.0 Primary Assembly, whole genome shotgun sequence region TCTCTTAAGAATAGAGCATCTGATAGCTTGCAGCACACCACCAGTGAAACAAGTAACCTACTCAGTGTTAATTCTAGTCATGATTCATTCTCTGAAAATGCTGATAGTAAGGCAACCTTAAGGTCGTCTGTTGTATCTAATGCTTTAGAAGATGTTGAGATGCTTCCAAATTTGACTTCTGGAGGTACTATTGCAGAGGATCAACTTTCTTCCAAACCACAGTTTGTTTTGGATCAGAGAGTCTCTTCAAATATGTATGAGGAAACTAAAGCAGTAGAAGGCCATGATGATAACATTTCATCTGTTAGTAGAGCCAACGATGCAAATGAAGCAGTCTGTAACCATAACAGGAATATAAACAATAGTACTGCTTCAATTAGTAGTTTAGGTCCAGAAGGATCTGGGAAGGCAACATATTTGAACAAGTCGGGCTCATCAGAGATTCCTCCTTCCAAAGATTTGGATGTTGGTAGTAGCCCACCAAAGGTGCGAAGAGGTAGACCTGTGGGTGGCATTTCTGAGGTTTCAATGAAAAAGTATCCAAAGTCAGAAGCAGAGACTGAAAAGGATAGTGGTGACCCACCAGATGAAGCTATGAAATCTTCAGACCAAGATGAGCATGATGATAAGTCCAATGAGATGGTTGAGTTAACTGACATGCAGGAACCTCCTCTGCAATCAGTTTCTGGGGATGAGAGTGATGAATCAGACATTGTGGAGCAAGATGTGAGTAATgattcctccccccccccccccccttcttttctttttttcttaatcctAACATATGCATAACTGGTCATCTCTGatatttttagtttatgttCTTTCGATTTGTCTGCAGTCTTTTCTTTGATGAATCCTGGGTGAGTAATGAGTTTTAGACTGGAACGCCAGATCAGTATCATGATATATGTGTGTTTCATTGATAACATATTGTTTAGCAAGAATATGGTTCATTTTTGgagattattattaaaaaaaaaagttaattttgggagaaaagaaggaaaatgggCTTTGAAGAGATTTTTGGAATTTAAAGGTGATCTAGGAAGAAGCTTTTTAATGTGTTCTGTTGAAAGATCTATGAGAACATACATCTTGGTCATGCATAGAAGAGAGTAACTAATGCACCAATGGGGAAGAATGAGTTGATACAAGTTGAGGGAATGAAAAAAGATAGATGAAGACCTAAAATAGCATTAgtagaaatagtaaaaaatgaaatgtcaaTTAAGAAGGTAATAGAGAGTATGACTTTGGATAGAATAAAACGGCGGAAAAGAATACACGTGGTTGACCTTGATTAGTCTATTGAGGATCTATAGCCgccaaccccaaaattttggggccaAAACTTGGTGGCTGTATATTTGTGGTTCCATCATCTCCTTTGGTCTTTAtctctgaatttttttgatatattgtagtttatccttttttttttttggtttggtgtGTGAGAATACAATGCAGTGGGCTTTGGTTGAGTTCATGAGGGAAACACCATTTATATGGAAATGTACATCCTAGCCAATGAGCTCTAACTGAAAGTTCACTTCCTCTTTTTATAATAATGAAATGAGGATGAGGGTGTGGTTTCAAGACTCATTAGGTGTACAtgtaatttaccaataaaaaaaggaaacgGGCATCCTAATTACGAAAATGAGTTGAAATAGAAATGGGAGTCATTTACATCATTCTGAAGAAAGGAAGGTATGTTCCTGGAGTTATGTTTACGTCCTGTACTTGGATCCCTAGATGGGTCTATTTCGTTCACATTTGTTTTTCAAGGGAAGTATGGCCTTGCATTATTTCTGATTTCTTGTTCTTCTAATTGCCTTTTTCTGtagtaatgttttttttttcctctcataaTGAAGATCCCCTCCTCCCTTTTTGATTTCTTCtcttattattatcaaaatCTGTCTTATATGGATAATTAACCTATGCTGATTTCTTCTTTGATTGGAAACAGGTAAAAGTATGTGATATTTGTGGAGATGCAGGTCGGGAGGATTTGCTTGCTATATGTAGTAGGTGCAGTGATGGTGCAGAACACACGTAAGCATAAACAACCTTTCAACTGTATTAGTTGGTTGGCAGGTTTTGTTGGTTCTCTATGCTGTGTTGATCTTTAAGTTTGTGTTCAAGATGGTTCTTAACATTGTTGTTGCTATCAATCAGCTATTGCATGCGAGAAATGCTCCAAAAAGTCCCTGAAGGTGATTGGCTGTGTGAAGAATGCAAATTTGCTGAGGAATCCGAAAACCAGAAGCAAGGTAAGCTTGAATCTGGATACAGGCACTGTACATGTTCTCTTTGTGAACTTTACTCATATCATTGTGAAATGGAATTTGAAGGTTCAGaagttgaggaaaaaaaaatggacaaacTTGGTTCATGTACGCTTGTTTCTGGCAAGCGGTGTGCGGAAAATATAGAAGTGGCTCCAGCAAAAAGGCAGGCGCTTGAAACAGGTATTGGATCACCAAAGCCATCAAGCCCCAGCAGAATAGTTACTGGATCACCAAAGCCATTGAGTCCCAGCAGAATAGTTTCAGGATCACCAAAGCCATCAAGCCCCAGCAGAATAGTTACTGGATCACCAAAGCCATTGAGTCCCAGCAGAATAGTTTCAGGATCACCAAAGCCATCAAGTCCTAGCAAAATAGTTTCATTACCTCGGGATTCTTCATTCAAGAGCATAGAAAAAGGGAAACTGAAGTCAGCTCATCAAACATCTTTTGGCAATCATTCTGGTACTGATATTCCGGAAACTGCACGTTTTCCTGCCACCGGTCCACGGCCTCAAAAAGTAAAGGGTAAACAAATAGCTTATGTGATCTTCTTGTTTCTCTggtgttgttatttttttaatctctctctctctacttgtCTGAAGCTGAGGGTTGCCCATTGTAATGCCCATCTTGACTTCTTGGGTTTAGTGTTTACTATTTTAAGCACCAGTTGATTGTTTTTCCACATACAGGTCCTTTGGTAAAGTCCAATTCATTCAACACCCTAAGTTCCAAACCAAAAGTTAAACTTGGAGATGAAGTCATTCCCCCAAAGCAGAAGGGCGCTAGAGACTATAATTCCCTTGATATGAAGGAGGGGCCAGCCAGAATGATGGGTAAATCTATGTCGTTTAGATCTGCAAATTCAGGACGTATGAATGCTACTGAATCAAAGGTTAAAATGCTTTCATCTAAATCTACCCATGTACAAGATGTAAAAGGATTGAAACAAGCAAAAGAACGTGGTACATTTGAAAGAAAACATTTATCTAAACTGGATCGCCCTCTGGTCAGTTCAACAACTAGTTCTACTGTTTCGACACCTAAGCTTGACCAAAAGCTCACATCTCGTGGTGAAACCAGTTTGCCTTCATATATTAGCAACAACCGAGATTCGAAGGTTGTTCAGTCTGATGGAAAATTAAGTTTGTCAAAAGTAACAAGCAGTCTAGGTCGTAAAGGTGTAGAAATTCCAGTTACTTCAGGTGTGGTCTTGTCTTCTTTAAGGAGTGACTCTGCTAACTctatatttgtttcttttatgcTCCCTGTTCTgctgcattttatttttatttttttgtttttggtgttattttcttcttctttgtggATCAAGTTAAGTTAAGATATTAACTTTGTGTTTGGGTAATGCAGGTGGGGCTTCATCTACTAGTGGAATATGTGGTTCTGCTGCTGAACAAAAGTTGAATCTGCTTAGCCCTAAGGATGAACCCTTGTCCACTTATCCTTTGAACACTGAGAGACCATCCAATAGTGCTGATGTTTCTGGGCAAGATGGGTTGCCTCGGTCTCAGGAAACAGCAAATCAGTATGAGAAAACAAGGGAGAGTTCCACTATTCGCTCAAGGCCTACTGCAATAAGTGCCTCAAAAAGTGTTTTCTGTCAAAAATGTAAAGATAGTGGGCATGCTACAGAGTTTTGCACAATTGGTACTCCGCAGGCTTCTGGTATTGATGTATCTGCCGTAAGAAGTTCTAGAGAGGAATCGCATGAAGGTAACAAGTTGAAAGCTGCAATTCAGGCTGCTTGGCTTAGAAGACCTGAAATTAACAGgaagaaaaaagtttttgatcAACCAGATGAGTTGTCCACATCAAGCACAGACATGAATAATGAACTAGCTTCCCAGGATCAGTTTTTGGTTTCAAATAAGCCAAAGAATATTATGTCTACTGAAGGAAGTCATGAAAGGCAAGCTGTTCTTGGGAGTTCTACCTCAGACTCTTGTAAAGATAGTGGGCATGCTACCGAGTTTTGCACAATTGGTACTCCACAGGCTTCTGGTATTGATGTATCTGCCGTAAGAAGTTCTAGAGAGGAATCGCATGAAGGTAACAAGTTGAAAGCTGCAATTCAGGCTGCTTTGCTTAGAAGACCTGAAATTAACAGgaagaaaaaagtttttgatcAACCAGATGAGTTGTCCACGTCAAGCACAGACATGAATAATGAACTAGCTTCCCAGGATCAGTTTTTGGTTTCAAATAAGCCAAAGAATATTATGTCTACTGAAGGAAGTCATGAAAGGCAAGCTGTTCTTGGGAGTTCTACCTCAGACTCTTGTAAAGATAGTGGGCATGCTACAGAGTTTTGCACAATTGGTACTCCACAGGCTTCTGGTATTGATGTATCTGCCGTAAGAAGTTCTAGAGAGGAATCGCATGAAGGTAACAAGTTGAAAGCTGCAATTCAGGCTGCTTTGCTTAGAAGACCTGAAATTAACAGgaagaaaaaagtttttgatcAACCAGATGAGTTGTCCACGTCAAGCACAGACATGAATAATGAGCTAGCTTCCCAGGATCAGTTTTTGGTTTCAAATAAGCCAAAGAATATTATGTCTACTGAAGGAAGTCATGAAAGGCAAGCTGTTCTTGGGAGTTCTACCTCAGACTCTTGCAAACATGCTGTTGTCAATAATTCAAAGCAGTCTACTTTGCCCCCCACTGGTGTTTTTTCTTCCAAAGTGGAGGACTCGGATTCCGCAATTATTTCTATTGGAAAGCATGCAAGAGAGTTGCCCAGTCATACATCCACAGCAATGTCTTCACTTTTGAAAACATCAGCCATTCCCGAATATGAATACATCTGGCAGTAAGATTCATTTACATTTCCATAAATTATTTCTGTCTGTTGGAGAGAGAACATTTCCTACACTCAAAACAggcttttcattttctttgtcgTTCATCATATATTGCATTTTGAAAACAGTCTGCTAGATAAGACTTTGTGATTGCAGGGGGGGTTTTGAGGTGCATAAAGGTGGAAAACTTCTGGACTTATGTGGTGGAATTCAAGCCCATCTATCAACTTGTGCATCACCTAAAGTTCTTGAAGTGGTGAACAAGTTTCCCCACAAAGTTCCCCTGCATGAAGTACCTCGCATGAGCACATGGCCATCCCAGTTTATTGAAAATGGCGCTAAAGAAGATAATATTGCTCTATACTTCTTTGCCAAAGATGTTGAGAGGTAAGTAGTTGCATATATACCTTTCTtacaattgaaaattgtttttcttggtgtatatatttgtttgtttcttattttgatacaatatatttttcatgctgtTTGTGATACAGTTATGAGAGAAACTACAAGAGCCTGTTGGATAGTATGATCAAACATGATTTAGCCCTTAAAGGAAATCTTGATGGTGTTGAACTTCTGATATTCCCATCCAACCAGCTTCCTGAGAAGTCCCAGCGTAAGGATTAACTGGAAATGTTATCTTAGGGGCATAGCATgttgtaacaattttttttataggctTTTGTGGTATGATACTTGATGTTTACACTAAGTTGAGGCTCAAGAATTGGGATGCTGATATTGCAATGCCTGCACCATGGGGCATGCTAACAAATATGGCTCCTGAACAATAGGAATTATATTAGTGGTGgctccaaaaatattttaatattttttaggggggtcatttagaaaattaaattaaacaaaatttaataaaaagaaaacttaaatatatttagttatcaaccaaaaaaaaaaaaaaaaaagagtcgcaaatacataaaatgttacaatatccttctatgagttttcatattttgaaatcatcaCATGATAATTCATTATCAATCGTTATTATCTATTGTCATggccattttattttattgagtttgtataacatttttatttttatgcaattgtcACTATctatttgtcattgtttttataaaaatattttaaactagaTGGCAAAACTCATCTCACTTGCATTGTACGAATTATTGACTAACACAACCACACACATCCATACATCAATAATACACTAAGTGTCTACTTAACTAATCAAATGCTTgaatctctcttctctatttaaCTATCTTGATATCTCTAATTCTAAGAGTAAAGAGTGAGTGTTTGTTAGTTATGCGTATATGTATGATAtgtgcattattattatttttttgttacaaagtaatttgtgtgaattgtgatgCGTATGTGTATGATATATGCATGTATAgtgtaaatataatataacttaatataatttaatatttaggAAATATAGAGGGTTTGATACATGtatgtgtattgttatcatgttataataattttttattataaagttagtgatttgaaatatagatatagataagaGATATGGGGGGATATGcctatattcatatttttttttgtgtggaaatattggttttttatttttaattgcttTATAATTTAGCATCCTAATTTATATATTGAGAAAGACAGCAATATGCACACCAAAAGGTTTCTCATCAACCTTAAGCTTATAGGGATGACTTGCAAAAAGGAAAGTGGTAGGAGAAAATTACAATGTGAAAGATAGACCCTGACATAggatttaatataaaaagatCATTTACTAGAAATTTGAGatagaaaaaatagaagaatgGGAAGAGGAGGAAAAAGAGGAATCTAGATGAAGCGCTTCAGTATATGAAAGATTGTACACATTCAATGACTAGGGCAGTACTTTCCTTTGGGGTTTGCCCCCTCCCCCTATATTAATGCaacattattatttataaaaaaaagtgtatgaaaGCGCTCAAATATGAAATTCtctcattgtattgggctaataaatttataattatttgctGCTGGGTGCTCCTGATTCTACTAGGACTTGGACTCTTAAATTAGAAACTGtagaatttataatttttgactgcttataaaaaaaaaatttataatttttgactGGTAAGACTAAGCTAAAGgccaaaaagagaaataagTCCATGTTGTTGGATAATGAAACCCGTCCCTGTGATGATGTATGCTTACAAGTAAACTTATCAATCTAAGCTTATTTTTTCTTGAGCCTCTTGTTGTTTGCACGTAgcattcttatatatatatatatatatttttttttttttttttcacttgtgaGTTTATCTTTTGTTCTATACTTATGGAAGGTAATGTATGTGTAATCTACTCTAACAAAAGGTTGTACACTTGTTTTCTGACATTTTAGGCGTGTCTTAGATGTGTGAAGATGTATCCAATATGGTTATGGCGTCTTTCACTCAATGAGCctttctctaatttttatatGCACACTTTGTAAAGTTGCCAAGTATCTACTTAAAAAGCCTTATTTGACCAATTTGGTTTTGTCTACATTGTCCTTGTTTGCTTTTGGTGTCTGTGTAAGCTGTAGGCCATTATTCACAGCTGACTCGTGtcctttgcattttttttttaatattggtGCTTTAAACTCAACCATATTACTTACTCTTTGTTTCTGCAGCCATTGGTCTTGGTTGCTCACAATTTTAACCAGTTTTATGTATGGCTAAGAGGCTTATACCACAGATTTGGGCTTTGATGGTTTAtcgtttaaatattttttaggttttcctACCCTCTGTTCATCCAACTGATAATCATATGTAAGTGGAGCCTGCATATacactttgtttgtttttacatTAATGTATTTTAAAGAATGAGTCATTttccaaaagtttttttttttggaaaactcacattttcctatgtttggcAATAACTTTAAAATGAGATAGAGTTGCTTTTAGTAGTTTCcattgaaaatttggaaaactaTCTTCACAAGAGGTTTTCCATATAAACAAATGGAGTGTTAATGTTTACTAAGATGTGGTtgtgactttttgtttttgaagtttTAGACTTTTTCTTGGATGTTGGAGGGCCTCAAACACTGAGAAGTTTATGGTTGTGTACTGTTTGTCACATTCAAGCTGATTTATGGAAGTATGAATGAAATGCCATGCTAGGAAAGAGGATTTACTGTTACAATGTTATTTTGGTTTGAGCTTCAATAACTGTGATTCTGTGATGCACTTTTCCAAACAAACATTCTGTAAATATGCTGTTCTTCATTCTGTTTGAATTGAATTTCAATCAAGTTAAATATGTGCAATGCTTTAGCTTTATTACATTGGGGTCTATGGTGTGCctctttcctctctttttgtAACTGTGCTTCTCACTGTGCATTCATACATTGTTGCTTTCATTCTACGTACAATTGCACGTGCTGAAAATTGTTCTTTCATTGCCAGGTTGGAATATGTTGTTTTTTCTATGGGGTGTGTTCAGGGGAAAGAGGGTAAGTTGTATTGATTCATCAAAGAAGTTAAATATTCCCAGTTTGAATGTCTTGCCGCCGGACAAAGATATTCCCTCTGCTGTCATGACCTTGTCCGAGAATCTACGAGCACCAAAGCGTATTGATGAAGAATCAGCTGCATGTATCAGATCTGGCAACATGGTCCTAACATCCAATGTCCCTGATCAGATGCGTGTCACAGTATGTAGGGATAGTGATAACAACCTAACTTCTTTTGAACATACATGTTTGGGATACCAAGAAAGTTTGGAGCAGCAAGATGGGAGACGTGACTACAAATCCATTTCAAAGATAGGAACAAGCGGTGCACAATTGAGCCAAGAAATGAGACACAGCAGCCTTTCCTTGGTATGCTAACTTCCTACCACATTTATAGGGATATGAACTTCATATTCTCACGCATCCAAAAGAGATTAAGTATCTGTACGTTTgcgtttctttcctttttttttttttttcccagccgCATGTTTTGACTTTTCAGCAGTAAACAGTGcacccgtgcactgttcatgggtctcacaaacttcatttttcagcaactttttcattaaaaatgagtcccatggcactatttatatatttaaaaattattttgctacagtgttttcagtttcaattttcagtttcagcaaaataagttttatccaaaTGGACCTTAACTCTTTctatctatttctctctctcagagaCACAAACACACATGTTCACACAGATAGAGAGCCACCAACATACACTTTGTTGTTCCTCTAAGTGATATTACCTTTTGAAGCTCAGCAAATTTGTctagtgtttttattttgtgaagaGTAAATGGTTTGtgaaaaattctaatttttttagccttgaattcaaattttttgtgtttttctgcAGTTGGTAGTTTTCTATACTAAAGTTGCATGCACCTTCTTGTCGAAAGTTAAGGCTCTAAGAATTTAAGCAATACCTATGTTTTTGGAAACAAATGACTGAAGAAAACAACCCATGTTATGCGGACACGCCTAGTATAATATTTTCTCTTAGGAAAGAGATCTTGGAATTTCTTGTGTTCcttgtttaaaatttgtagctaataaatgttaatttttatcttaatttCAACAGTGAGATCTCCACTTAGTCATCCTCACCTGCCTTTATGATGCATgttaattttctctctttatgcagaAAGAACTGAGTCTTCCGGAGAGACTGGACGCAGAACTTAAAACGCCTCTTCAAGTGACTGGAAAGAGTGGCTCCAACAATGGTGGCAAGGCACAAATGCATTGGGATACTTCTTCCGACAGGGATGATAGGTCGTCTTTGAAAATTCTTCCTGTTGACAATAGAGAGATAGGTATCTTGGGGAGTGTTTTTGAGGATAAAATCCAGGATAGAATGAATGGAGTTCGGGATCAAGTTAAACTTCAGAGGGATTTCAAGGAAGGAGATGGGTTTATGGACAGAGAGATGGCTTTGGAGAAAGACGTAACCAATCACAGGAAACGTCCCTACTTGGATCTTTCAGAGAAAGCTCCCCAAACTTCTATTGGCACAAGTCAGAAAATACCTTGGAATGAGGTGAGTAACATTTTCATAGATGGAGAAAGTACTGGTAAGAGGCTAAAGACAGGTTTCAGTATAACATGTGGACATAGTGGTGGTTCTAGAGGTAGTAATTCTAGGAACGATAATTTCGCATCTCAAGTAGTTGATCCGGGTTCTTGTTCCTCTGTTGAGGAGAAGACATGTGATGAAGCTTGCGATGAGAAAGTTATTCCGGAGGACACAGGAAATTCTGAGAGGTACTTCTTTCCTCTAGGTTCACATAGAGCAAAGGATTTTGGAATAGGAGACAACACCATGCCATGGAAAAAGCATCCATTAGATGAAGACAATAAAATACATGACGTGTTTCCAAATCTTGAGCTCGCATTAGGGGCTGAGACAAAACCCGCAAACAAGGGAATGCTGCCTTTCTTAGGTGGGACAGTAGGCAAGAAAAATAACCAAGAAAAGGCGCCAGATAAGGTGATAGAGGTGGAGGATGACGGAGACTCTACATCCCTTTCCCTGTCTCTGTCATTCCCATTCCCAGACAAGGAGCAGACTGTAAAACCTGTTTCAAAAACAGAGCAGCTTCTTTCTGATAGACCCAATTTGAATACCCCACTGCTTCTCTTTGGCAGTGGCTTTGGGGACAAATAGAATTGCAGTTATGTTTCCGTTATGTAAATTAGCgtggcccccccccccccccccccccccacttgGTTGTGATGAATTTGTACCGGATCGTTACACTGATATATCCCGTGGGGATCATAG contains the following coding sequences:
- the LOC115960134 gene encoding uncharacterized protein LOC115960134 isoform X2; the encoded protein is MAGRRERTVGELCNATESIGKPEITPVLRGIYRMQGPVDEKDHDNMYMVSSEAETKFGNWSMSKKVHMRGESGTCNVCSAPCSSCMHLNRSLMGSKTEEFSDESCRVNVASQYSVNESGTLYSLKNRASDSLQHTTSETSNLLSVNSSHDSFSENADSKATLRSSVVSNALEDVEMLPNLTSGGTIAEDQLSSKPQFVLDQRVSSNMYEETKAVEGHDDNISSVSRANDANEAVCNHNRNINNSTASISSLGPEGSGKATYLNKSGSSEIPPSKDLDVGSSPPKVRRGRPVGGISEVSMKKYPKSEAETEKDSGDPPDEAMKSSDQDEHDDKSNEMVELTDMQEPPLQSVSGDESDESDIVEQDVKVCDICGDAGREDLLAICSRCSDGAEHTYCMREMLQKVPEGDWLCEECKFAEESENQKQEVEEKKMDKLGSCTLVSGKRCAENIEVAPAKRQALETGIGSPKPSSPSRIVTGSPKPLSPSRIVSGSPKPSSPSRIVTGSPKPLSPSRIVSGSPKPSSPSKIVSLPRDSSFKSIEKGKLKSAHQTSFGNHSGTDIPETARFPATGPRPQKVKGPLVKSNSFNTLSSKPKVKLGDEVIPPKQKGARDYNSLDMKEGPARMMGKSMSFRSANSGRMNATESKVKMLSSKSTHVQDVKGLKQAKERGTFERKHLSKLDRPLVSSTTSSTVSTPKLDQKLTSRGETSLPSYISNNRDSKVVQSDGKLSLSKVTSSLGRKGVEIPVTSGGASSTSGICGSAAEQKLNLLSPKDEPLSTYPLNTERPSNSADVSGQDGLPRSQETANQYEKTRESSTIRSRPTAISASKSVFCQKCKDSGHATEFCTIGTPQASGIDVSAVRSSREESHEGNKLKAAIQAAWLRRPEINRKKKVFDQPDELSTSSTDMNNELASQDQFLVSNKPKNIMSTEGSHERQAVLGSSTSDSCKDSGHATEFCTIGTPQASGIDVSAVRSSREESHEGNKLKAAIQAALLRRPEINRKKKVFDQPDELSTSSTDMNNELASQDQFLVSNKPKNIMSTEGSHERQAVLGSSTSDSCKDSGHATEFCTIGTPQASGIDVSAVRSSREESHEGNKLKAAIQAALLRRPEINRKKKVFDQPDELSTSSTDMNNELASQDQFLVSNKPKNIMSTEGSHERQAVLGSSTSDSCKHAVVNNSKQSTLPPTGVFSSKVEDSDSAIISIGKHARELPSHTSTAMSSLLKTSAIPEYEYIWQGGFEVHKGGKLLDLCGGIQAHLSTCASPKVLEVVNKFPHKVPLHEVPRMSTWPSQFIENGAKEDNIALYFFAKDVESYERNYKSLLDSMIKHDLALKGNLDGVELLIFPSNQLPEKSQRWNMLFFLWGVFRGKRVSCIDSSKKLNIPSLNVLPPDKDIPSAVMTLSENLRAPKRIDEESAACIRSGNMVLTSNVPDQMRVTVCRDSDNNLTSFEHTCLGYQESLEQQDGRRDYKSISKIGTSGAQLSQEMRHSSLSLKELSLPERLDAELKTPLQVTGKSGSNNGGKAQMHWDTSSDRDDRSSLKILPVDNREIGILGSVFEDKIQDRMNGVRDQVKLQRDFKEGDGFMDREMALEKDVTNHRKRPYLDLSEKAPQTSIGTSQKIPWNEVSNIFIDGESTGKRLKTGFSITCGHSGGSRGSNSRNDNFASQVVDPGSCSSVEEKTCDEACDEKVIPEDTGNSERYFFPLGSHRAKDFGIGDNTMPWKKHPLDEDNKIHDVFPNLELALGAETKPANKGMLPFLGGTVGKKNNQEKAPDKVIEVEDDGDSTSLSLSLSFPFPDKEQTVKPVSKTEQLLSDRPNLNTPLLLFGSGFGDK
- the LOC115960134 gene encoding uncharacterized protein LOC115960134 isoform X1, producing the protein MAGRRERTVGELCNATESIGKPEITPVLRGIYRMQGPVDEKDHDNMYMVSSEAETKFGNWSMSKKVHMRGESGTCNVCSAPCSSCMHLNRSLMGSKTEEFSDESCRVNVASQYSVNESGTLYSLKNRASDSLQHTTSETSNLLSVNSSHDSFSENADSKATLRSSVVSNALEDVEMLPNLTSGGTIAEDQLSSKPQFVLDQRVSSNMYEETKAVEGHDDNISSVSRANDANEAVCNHNRNINNSTASISSLGPEGSGKATYLNKSGSSEIPPSKDLDVGSSPPKVRRGRPVGGISEVSMKKYPKSEAETEKDSGDPPDEAMKSSDQDEHDDKSNEMVELTDMQEPPLQSVSGDESDESDIVEQDVKVCDICGDAGREDLLAICSRCSDGAEHTYCMREMLQKVPEGDWLCEECKFAEESENQKQGSEVEEKKMDKLGSCTLVSGKRCAENIEVAPAKRQALETGIGSPKPSSPSRIVTGSPKPLSPSRIVSGSPKPSSPSRIVTGSPKPLSPSRIVSGSPKPSSPSKIVSLPRDSSFKSIEKGKLKSAHQTSFGNHSGTDIPETARFPATGPRPQKVKGPLVKSNSFNTLSSKPKVKLGDEVIPPKQKGARDYNSLDMKEGPARMMGKSMSFRSANSGRMNATESKVKMLSSKSTHVQDVKGLKQAKERGTFERKHLSKLDRPLVSSTTSSTVSTPKLDQKLTSRGETSLPSYISNNRDSKVVQSDGKLSLSKVTSSLGRKGVEIPVTSGGASSTSGICGSAAEQKLNLLSPKDEPLSTYPLNTERPSNSADVSGQDGLPRSQETANQYEKTRESSTIRSRPTAISASKSVFCQKCKDSGHATEFCTIGTPQASGIDVSAVRSSREESHEGNKLKAAIQAAWLRRPEINRKKKVFDQPDELSTSSTDMNNELASQDQFLVSNKPKNIMSTEGSHERQAVLGSSTSDSCKDSGHATEFCTIGTPQASGIDVSAVRSSREESHEGNKLKAAIQAALLRRPEINRKKKVFDQPDELSTSSTDMNNELASQDQFLVSNKPKNIMSTEGSHERQAVLGSSTSDSCKDSGHATEFCTIGTPQASGIDVSAVRSSREESHEGNKLKAAIQAALLRRPEINRKKKVFDQPDELSTSSTDMNNELASQDQFLVSNKPKNIMSTEGSHERQAVLGSSTSDSCKHAVVNNSKQSTLPPTGVFSSKVEDSDSAIISIGKHARELPSHTSTAMSSLLKTSAIPEYEYIWQGGFEVHKGGKLLDLCGGIQAHLSTCASPKVLEVVNKFPHKVPLHEVPRMSTWPSQFIENGAKEDNIALYFFAKDVESYERNYKSLLDSMIKHDLALKGNLDGVELLIFPSNQLPEKSQRWNMLFFLWGVFRGKRVSCIDSSKKLNIPSLNVLPPDKDIPSAVMTLSENLRAPKRIDEESAACIRSGNMVLTSNVPDQMRVTVCRDSDNNLTSFEHTCLGYQESLEQQDGRRDYKSISKIGTSGAQLSQEMRHSSLSLKELSLPERLDAELKTPLQVTGKSGSNNGGKAQMHWDTSSDRDDRSSLKILPVDNREIGILGSVFEDKIQDRMNGVRDQVKLQRDFKEGDGFMDREMALEKDVTNHRKRPYLDLSEKAPQTSIGTSQKIPWNEVSNIFIDGESTGKRLKTGFSITCGHSGGSRGSNSRNDNFASQVVDPGSCSSVEEKTCDEACDEKVIPEDTGNSERYFFPLGSHRAKDFGIGDNTMPWKKHPLDEDNKIHDVFPNLELALGAETKPANKGMLPFLGGTVGKKNNQEKAPDKVIEVEDDGDSTSLSLSLSFPFPDKEQTVKPVSKTEQLLSDRPNLNTPLLLFGSGFGDK